In a single window of the Cherax quadricarinatus isolate ZL_2023a chromosome 88, ASM3850222v1, whole genome shotgun sequence genome:
- the LOC128698487 gene encoding uncharacterized protein, producing the protein MPSRCCCCLSLRRGCLIISFITLVVGLLGTAYGILLLIKAGGWQGWLTVVVEILNVLLAILLACSVDKTVVVLVRAWAACTTLQVVMGVIVGVIFIFYDSVIVGVVALCFTVAQVYFVMVVWSYSAAMKATAEE; encoded by the exons ATGCCCTCAAGGTGctgctgttgtctctcactgAGACGAGGATGCCTGATCATCTCCTTCATTACTCTAGTGGTCGGCCTCCTTGGTACTGCCTACGGCATCCTGCTTCTAATTAAAG CAGGTGGATGGCAGGGATGGCTAACTGTGGTGGTTGAAATCCTCAATGTTCTCCTGGCAATCCTCCTCGCTTGTTCTGTGGACAAG acagtggtggtgctggtgcgggCGTGGGCGGCATGTACGACACTCCAGGTGGTAATGGGGGTGATCGTGGGTGTCATCTTCATATTCTACGACTCTGTTATCGTGGGCGTGGTCGCCCTCTGCTTCACCGTCGCCCAGGTCTACTTCGTTATGGTCGTCTGGTCGTACAGTGCAGCG ATGAAGGCCACAGCAGAAGAATGA